TACGCAGCGCCACATCCCAAACCAGCGGGTCTGGCTTCTCCGCACCGACCTGGTAGCTGGTAAGGATGAAGTCGAGATCCTTCCTTTCCTGGGCTTGCAAGGGACTGGAACTTCCTTTCGCCTGTGTagccttctctctctcctcctcaaaccccgGTAAGTCATGTCCCTGCCTCGTcttctcctcgcccgcccTCGCATCACGCACCGAAACACCCAGTGATTCCAGGACAGACGATATACGGTCATCCGAGTTTGAAACAACGCCGACAACGACCTTTCTCCCCCTTTGACTCGCTTCTAGTTGCGCTCTTACTTTTCGAAAGAAGGGGCCCACATCATCGTACAATTTATAAGCCCTTGCGCTTGCAAAGCGATCGAGTAGATCCTGAACAAGTGCATCGGGAACCTCATATTTATTCGCCTCCGTTTTTCCAGTTGGATTTCTGTTATGGTCTGACTCGGAAAGGGCGCGGGCAAAGCTTCCCCGTATCACGTCCCCCCACCATTGCGGTGGGCCAGCATATTCACCACGTAGAGCGAGGTCGCGGCCGTAGTTTGGATGCGAAGCAGATTGTGCTTTGAATGCTACGCGGAACGCAGATTGGAGGGCGGAGGGCGAGACGTGGACGTTGAATGATGAGGCCGCGGCGGCGTATTGGACTGGGACGGGCTGGCGGGGGTGGAATAGTGTGTTGAACGCGTCAAATGTTAGGAGAAGGGGCCGCATATTtattctctctctttctccccgcGAATGAGACGAGACGGTTGGAGGATGACGCGATGTGACAATGGCTGGTGCCTTGGTTGTAGTTGTTTGTAGACTGGGAGTTGAGGAGTGGAGAAAATGTCAAGTTAGAATCTCCAGTCTACACAGCCCTCGTGCCCCACGAGCCTCATAAggttgttttatttttggCTTTTTATCCATACATCAATGCAGAATTATACAATCTCCACGGAGGATCGCCAGATTATCACAGCAATGACAGCTTTCTCCAGGCTCTACGATCTTGCCATCATTTTGTCGGATTCTTCTATTCCCATCTATACCGTATTCATGCGCAATGACTGACAGGTTAGTTCCGATATCGCCCATCCCACTCGAAAACTAATTCCGAGATTCTAAGATAGTGTCGACAACCCGGCCGATGACGCGGCATCCACTTCAGCTGCCCCCACTCGGTTTTCTTATATGAAGATGTGGAACGGCTCGACTCGGTGATCGTCCTTATCTGATCTTCTCAGTCGGCCTCCCATCGTATATTGGAATATTGGTATTTCTTCCACAATGTCGGGATACCGAACCAGACTGCAGTTTTGTATTGCAGCTCTCATTACAAACGCGGTTTCATATTCATTCCCTCCAAATGCAAATCATATtttcaactccatccactcctCTATGCGACAATGGGGATCGTCGTTGAACCATAATGGCATGTCCTTTTTCCTCGCTACGGTGCCGGAAGGGACGCAGCTTTACCACGGTGATTGGCTCTCAGATCCCGTCCAAGGGCCTGAATGGCTGGCTTTTGAAGCCGAACACGCCCTTGTTTTTACTCACCCGTTTCCTCATAATCCTCCGCCTGGAGATGGGGAACCGGGAGGTCCAGGACCTGGAAGACCAGGTCCGCCACCGCCATTGCAAGACAAATCGCAGCAGGTCATGGGGAAGCCGACGCAGGCGGAGGCAGAAGACGGATACCTGCACACATATGTGGCGGCCAGGGATCTCCGTTTGCTGTACGTCGATGGTATGTCTGCCGGCAAGACGGCGAATGGCACAATGGATACCCAGGACCGAATTCTGTATCAGGATAAATTGAAGGATGATAGAGGTGGCATGTCGAACGAGCGAGAAGGAGCCCAATTATTCTGTCGCATGGTTCAAGACAGGTGGAATGGACGTTTGGACGGACTGCTTCGCATGGAAGCAGGTTTTGAGATCATCCT
This genomic interval from Aspergillus puulaauensis MK2 DNA, chromosome 7, nearly complete sequence contains the following:
- a CDS encoding uncharacterized protein (COG:S;~EggNog:ENOG410PMWN;~InterPro:IPR036412), which translates into the protein MRPLLLTFDAFNTLFHPRQPVPVQYAAAASSFNVHVSPSALQSAFRVAFKAQSASHPNYGRDLALRGEYAGPPQWWGDVIRGSFARALSESDHNRNPTGKTEANKYEVPDALVQDLLDRFASARAYKLYDDVGPFFRKVRAQLEASQRGRKVVVGVVSNSDDRISSVLESLGVSVRDARAGEEKTRQGHDLPGFEEEREKATQAKGSSSPLQAQERKDLDFILTSYQVGAEKPDPLVWDVALRTAQQLHAESETVGNAGDWERIHVGDDYGKDYRGATNAGWKAYYLPREDAEAATHVPEGTKTINSLLDLLSELESK